The nucleotide sequence CGCGCCCGGCCCACTGACCATCACTACCTACTTCCGCCGCCGCGTGACCTCCGGTAGCTGCGGCCCCGAGTACACCGCCTCCGTGCTGATTACCGTGGCCCCGGTGCTGACCGCCGGCAGCGTTGGCGCCGACCAGACGCTGTGCCCCGGCGCCACGCCGGCCCCGCTGACCAGCGGCCAGCCAGCCACTGGCGGCCTTGGCGCGGTTGCTTATCAATGGGAAGTTTCGGCCGATAACGCCACCTGGACGGTCATTCCTGGCGCCACCAGCGCCACCTACGCGCCGGGTCCGCTCACGGCCACCACCTATTTCCGCCGCCAGGCCACGGCCGGGGCCTGCGGGCCGGTATCGTCGAACGTGGTAACGCTGACCGTGCTGCCGGCCCTCACGGCGGGCACCATTGCCGCCAACCAGACGGTATGCCCGGGCGCGGCCCCGGCCCCGCTTTCCAGTGCGACCAATGCTATCGGCGGCACGGGCACGTTTACCTATCAGTGGGAAACCTCGCCGGATAACGCCACTTGGACGGCCATCGGCGGGGCCACCGGACCTACCTTATCCCCCGGCCCGCTGACGGCTACCACCTACTTCCGCCGCCGCGTCAGCTCCGGCAGCTGCGGCCCGGAATTCTCCAACGTGGTAACCCTGAACGTGCTGCCCGCCGTCACGGCCGGCACCATTGCCGCCGACCAGGACATTTGCGCCGGCACGGCACCCAGCCCCCTGAGCGGCGGCAGCGCCACCGGTGGCACGGGCTCCTATATATACCAGTGGGAAGCCTCGCCGGACAACGCCACCTGGGCGGCCATCGGCGGGGCTACCGGCGCCACCTACGCGCCAGGCCCGCTCACGACCACCACCTACTTCCGCCGCCGCGTTACTTCGGGCACCTGCGCCACGGAGGTTTCCAACGTGGTAACGGTGCGGGTGCAGCCCCGCGTGACGCCTACCGTTACGCTGGCGGCGCCGCCCGTGGAGTGCCCCGGCACTCCGCTCACCTTCACGGCCGTAGCCACCAACGCGGGACCCACGCCCACCTACCAGTGGTTCGTCAACAACGTGGCCGTGGCCAGCGGGCCCACTTTCACCAGCAGCACCCTCGTCACCGGCGACCTGGTGCGGGTGGAAGTAACGCCTTCGGCGGGCCTGTGCAGCACGGGCCCGGCCGTGGCCTCGGTCACCGTTACGCGCACTCCTACGCCTGCGCCTACTCTCACCATTGCAGTGCAGCCGGGCGGACCGGTGTGCTTGGGCGCCCCGCTCACGTTCAGTGTTGCCAGCGTAACCGGGGCCGGGCCCGCGCCTCAGTACCAGTGGCAGGTGAACGGGACCGACGTGGCGGGCGCTACGGGCCCGGTGTTCACCAGCACCACCCTGCGCGAGGGGCAGTTGGTAACGCTACGTCTGCGCACCACCAACACCTGCGCCCAGCCCGTGACGGCCGTTTCCAACGCCATTACCGTGCGCATTCAGCCACCCGTGGACGTGGACGCCGGCCCCGACAAGGAGATTCTGGCTGGTACTTCCGTGACGCTGGAGGGCCGCGCCGATGGCCGCTACTCTGTCCGCTGGACACCTTCCCAGACGCTACGTTTCGTGGGCGACTCACTGCAGCCCGCGGCCTCGCCCCTCGTCACTACCACCTACACGCTGTCGGCTGGCAGCGGGGGCTGCGCCGATTCCGACGAGGTGACGGTGGTGGTGCGCCCGCCCATCCGGATTCCGAACGCCTTTACGCCCAACGGCGACGGCCGCGACGATACCTGGCAGATTGAGTTCATCGAGCAGTTCCCCGACAACACCGTGACGATATTCAACCGCTGGGGCAGTAAGATCTTCTCGGCCAACAACTACAGCCGGGCCAACGAGTGGCGCGGCGACATCAACGGCCAGCCCGCCCCGGTAGGCACCTACTACTACGTTGTCGTCACGAGGGGCCCGCTGGGCAGGTCCTATAGTGGGTCGATTACGATTCTGTACTAACTCCGGAAGCCGGCCGCGCCTCTTGCGCGGCCGGCTTCCGGCCATCCATCACCCACCGCACCATCCTCATGACGGGTATGAAACGAGCTTTACCACTGCTGCTGCCGCTGTTGCTGCTGGCCGCTCTGCCGGCCCTGGCCCAGCAGCAGGCCCAGTACAGCCAGTACATGAACAATAACTACATCCTCAACCCCGGCGCTACGGGCGTGGAAGACTACATCGACGTGAAAGCCAGCTACCGCACCCAGTGGGCGGGGCTGGAGGGCGCGCCCAAAACCTACTACCTCAGCGCCAGTTCCTCGCTGGGCAAGTGGCGCACCACCAGCAAACGCACTCTCAATGACCGGCGCCGGCCCTTCCACGCCATCGGCGGGCTGGTCTACAGCGACCAGACCGGCCCCACCAGCCGCCGGGGCGCCTATCTGTCCTACGCCTACAACCTGGTGCTGCGGCCCAACCTGCGGGCGGCCCTGGGCGCGTCGGTGGGCATGCAGCAGTTTGCGGTGGATGGGCAGCAGCTCCGGTTTTTTGACCCCACCACCGTGGCCGCCAGCGACGCTTCCCGGGTCCCTGATGCCTCCGTGGGCCTGTGGGTGTACAGCTCCGATTTTTACGTGGGCGTGTCCGGGGCGCAGCTGCTGGCCAACAAGCTCAACTTCTCCTATGGCCCCACTCTGGCCGAGGGCGCGGGCAACTTCCTGAAGCGCCACTACTTCGCCACGGCCGGGGTGCGCGTGCCCCTTTCCGACGACTGGTCCCTGGTGCCTTCGGTGCTGGTGAAGGCCGTGCAGCCGGCCCCTCTGTCCGTCGACCTCAACGCCAAGCTCAAGTACCAGGACCTGCTGTGGGGCGGGGTGTCGTGGCGAGCGTTTGACTCGTTTGTGGCGTTGGTGGGCCTGAACTACGAACAGTTTACGTTTGGCTACTCCTACGATGCGGGTACCTCGGAGCTGGCCGGCTACAACAGCGGCAGCCACGAGATACTGGTCGGCCTACGCCTCAAGAAAAAGGCCCAGGTGGTCTGCACCAACCGGTTCTGGTAAGGGCTACTTTTGAGGCCATTATGCAGAGGCGCAGCCGAAGCATCTCGCATACTGACGTTGTGGAAAGTAACCGTCATGCAGAGGCGCAGCCGAAGCATCTCGCGTGCTGACGTTGTGGAAAGTAATCCAGACATCAGCACGCGAGATGCTTCGGCTGCGCCTCTGCATGACGTTCAGGGGTGTTTGGTTGGTTTTCAACAAATGCCCTCCGGCTAAACAACCTCAGCAACGACGAGACTCCAGCTACTGCGCCTCTACCTTGTGCACTAAGGGGCTGGGGGAGCCGGCCAACCGGCCGATTTGGGTACTTTCGCGGCTCTCCCACTCTCTCGCCCGCTCTCATGTCCCGTACTCTTCCCACCATTGTGGGGGCGCAGTTTTGCTGCACCTCGCTGTGGTTTGCCGGCAATGCCGTGGCGCCCGAGCTGGCGGCGCGGTTTCAGCTGCCGGCCGGCTTTGTGGCCTCGCTCACCAGTGCCGTGCAGCTGGGCTTTATCAGCGGCACGCTGCTGTTTGCGCTGCTGGCCCTGGCCGACCGGTTTTCGCCCTCGCGGGTGTTTTTTGTGAGTGCGCTGGCGGCGGCCACGGCCAACCTGGGAGTGCACCTGAGCGGCCTCGGGGCCGAAGGGCTGCTGGCCTGCCGCTTCCTGACGGGCTTTTTCCTGGCTGGCATCTACCCGGTGGGCATGAAAATAGCCGCCGACTACTACCAGGAAGGGCTGGGCCGCTCGTTGGGCTGGCTGGTGGGGGCGCTGGTGCTGGGCACGGCGTTTCCGCATTTGCTGCGCAGCGTTACGGGGCACTTGCCGTGGTACTACGTCACGGGCGCTACCTCGGCGCTGGCGGTGCTGGGCGGGGTGGCGCTGCTGCTGCTGGTGCCCGATGGCCCTTTCCGCCGCCCCGGGCAGCGGCCCCAACTCACGGTGTTTCTGGCGGGGTTCCGGCAGCCGCAGTTTCGGGCGGCGGCGCTGGGCTACTTCGGGCACATGTGGGAGCTGTACGCGTTCTGGGCGTTTGTGCCGGTGGTGCTGGCGGCGTTTCAGGCGCGGCACCCGGCGGCGGCGCTGCCGGTGCCGCTGCTCTCGTTCGGCATTATTGGCGGGGGCAGCCTGGCCTGCGTGGGCGCGGGGCTGCTGGCCCGGCGGCTGGGCCCGGCGCGGGTAGCCACCACGGCGCTGGCGCTGTCGGGGGCGTGCTGTGTGGCTTCGGGGCTGGTGCTGGGCGGCGGCTCGGTGGTGGGACTGGTGGCGTTTCTGGCATTCTGGGGGCTGGTGGTGGTGGCCGACTCGCCCATGTTTTCCACCCTGGTGGCCCGGCACGCCCCCGCCGAATCGCGCGGCGCGGCCCTAACCATCGTCAACTGCCTGGGGTTTGCCCTCACCATCGGGAGCGTGCAGCTCACCGGCTGGCTGGCCCCGCGCCTGCCGCCTCAGCTGCTGCTGCTGCCCCTGGCCATCGGCCCGGCGCTGGGGCTGTGGGCGTTGTGGCGGGGAAGTAGGGTGGCAGGCTAGGGAGTTTCGCTTATATTGCCTACCTACGGTAGATATAGAAGAAAACCCCCACTCGCGGGATAAGCAGATATATACAGAATAAAACCACTGTTGCCGATTACAGCAATAGTAATACTTCGCATCATACTAAATCTAAAACCTCATGAGCGTATCAAATTGGTTTGAAACTTTTAATAACAATATTCAAATCTCAAACCCAACTGTCGAGACTATAGCTTATAGGTATAAGCGCATGACGAGACAATTGAACAGAGACTTTTGGATTACAGAATCTGAAACTGCACATAGCCTTTATGTGGGTTCTTATGGACGAGATACAGATATCCATGTTAGTGATATAGATATGTTATTCCAACTACCTTATTCGGTTTACGAAAGATACAATGCCTATACTAACAATGGACAATCTGCATTATTACAAGCAGTTAAAAATTCAATAGAAAAGACCTACAAGTCATATATGAAAGCTGATGGACAAGTAATTGTCATAAGTTTTGATGACGGAATAGTATTCGAACTGGTGCCAACATTTATTAATAAAGATGACTCTTATACATTTGCTGACTCAAACAACGGGGGAAGTTGGAGAATAACAAATCCTAAACCCGAAATAACTGAAATTAGAAAAAAGAATGATGAATGGAATAAAAATTTAAAAAGACTTGCAAGAATGGCTAAATCATGGAAGGATAAGTGGAGTGTGCCGATGGGTGGTCTTTTAATCGACACAATGGCTTATAATTTTTTGAGCACTTGGCCTTATAGAGATAAATCATATATGTACTATGATTGGATGAGCAGAGATTTTTTCAAGTACCTTTCTGGGTTAAATGACCAACAAGATTATTGGCTGAGTCCAGGAGCGAGACAGTATGTTTGGCGAAAAGGAAATTTCACAAGCAAGGCTAAACAATGCTATAATCTTGCATTAGAAGCCATTGAAAAAGAAACAACATATCCAACAACATCTAAAAGCAAGTGGAAAGAAATATATGGAACAAAATTCCCCTCATAACGAACTTGAAATACTAGAATCTCAACTTCGTGAAAACTACGGAAAGATTGTCTACTCCCACAAAACACAAGAGAAATGTGCAGATATTCTAACCAGCAGAAATAACAAAATAAAAAATTCTCAAATTATACTATCTGCATTAGTCACGACAGGTTTATTAGTTAGGGTATTCAAAGGACATGACTGGGCGTTGATTGTTAGCACAATACTATCCGCATTACAATTTGGCCTAACAAGTTTCCTCAAAGAATACAACTTGGGTGAAACGATTCAAAAACACGCCACAGCTGCACTAGAGTTATTAGACATTAGAGAAAAATATCTATCCTTGTTAACTGATGTAAAAGCCAAAATTATTACACCAGCTGAAATAGTTGTCAAACGAGAAGAGCTACAAGACAGTCTTTCAAAAACTTATAAAGGCTCACCAAGAACATTTAGCAATGCTTATTCTTCAGCCCAGAAAGCATTACAAAAAAATGAAGAATTAACCTTTAGTGACAAAGAAATTGACAATTTTCTTCCAAAACCTTTACGCAAGACGTAAGCACAAACGCATAATTAATACTTTGTAATAGTGTCACTTACAAGCAAAGACTAGGTATTAGAATCATATTTTGTTTTTTTTGCACGAGGTTTGGGCTGACGGAATTTTATTAATCACCATCACAAACCTCTCACCTGCTGCCAGTAGTAGATTGACCCACCCACACAAAGACGCCCCGCAACCTCACGGTTACGGGGCGTTTTGCGTTACGGAAAGCGGCAGCGGTTACAGCAGCTTGTCAATCGTAATTGGCAGGTCGCGGACGCGCTTGCCGGTGGCGTGGTGGATGGCGTTGGCCACGGCGGCGGCTACCCCCAGCATGCCTACTTCCCCAATGCCTTTGGCGCCCAGCGGGTTCACCACATCGTCTTCCTCATCCACGAAGATGACGTCGATGTCGTGAATGTCGGCGTTGACGGGCACGTGGTACTCGGCAAAGTTGTGGTTCATGTAGCGCCCGAACTTGTGGTCCATCACGGTTTCCTCCATCAGAGCCGCCCCAATGCCCCACACGACCGAGCCCAACACCTGCGAGCGGGCCGTTTTGAGGTTGATGATGCGGCCGGCGGCAATGGCATTCACCACCCGCGTCACGTGCACCGTGCCCAGGTCCTCGTCTACCTTCACTTCCACAAACACGGCGTTGTGGGCGTGCAGCGAGTACTGCTTCTGCTTGAGCATGTTGGGCATCGTAGAGCCATCGGCTTCCACTTTGGCCTCACCGCTGGCCTGCAGCACGTCGCGGATTACCACCGACTGGTTGTGGTCGGCGCGGAGGCGAATCTGGCCGTTGAGAAATTCCACATCCTCGAACTTGGCATCCTTGAGCGGGGAGTCGTCCTGCTTCTGGGCCAGCTTCAGGATTTTACCGGCCAGGTCCTGGCACACGCTCTGGATGGCCGTGCCCACGGAGGCCGCCGTCCAGGAGCCGCCTTGCAGCGGCGCTTCGGGCTGGTCGGTGTCGCCGAGCTTGAACGATACGGCCTCCAGGGGCAGGCCCAGGGTTTCGGCCGCAATCTGCGTCATGATGGTGTAGGTGCCGGCGCCGTTTTCGCCGGCGCCGCTCAGCACCGTCAACTTGCCATCGGCCGTGATAGAGGCTTTGGCGGCCGATTTCTGCTGGGTGGCATCCCAGACACCGCCGGCCATGCCCCAGCCCACCAGCATCTTGCCGTCGCGCATGGAGCGCGGCTCCTGGCTGCGCTGGTCCCAGCCGAACTTGGCGGCAGCCTGGTGGTAGCATTCGCGCAGCTTCTTGCTGGAGAAGGGCTTATCTACGTTCTGGTCGCGGTCAGCGTAGTTGCGGAGGCGGAACTCCAGCGGGTCGAGGCCGGCGGCGTAGGCCATTTCGTCCATGGCCACTTCCAGCGCAATGCTGCCCGAGGCGGCGCCGGGGGCGCGCATATCGAGAGGCGTAAACACGTCGAGCTTGGCAATCTGGTAGCCCAGCTTCACGTTTTCGCACTGGTAGAGCATGCCGCTCCAGTTCACCACATTCTCGGTGTAGTCCTCGAAGTGGGAGGTTTCGTGGAGGGCATGGTGCTGCAGGGCGGCCAGCGTGCCATCGGGGTTGGTGGCCAGCTTCACAGTCTGGAGCACGTGGGGCCGGTGGCCGAAGCTGAACATCTGCTGGCGCGTGAGCGTGAGGCGCACCGAGCGGCGCAGCTCCAGCGAGGCCAGCACGGCTAGGTACACCGAGTACTGCGGCCGCAGGCCCGCGCCGAAGCCGCCGCCCATGTATTCGTTCACCACGCGCACGTCGTCCTTCTTCAGGCCGAACACGCCTACCAGGTAGTTTTTCACGTTGAAAACGCCCTGGGTTTTGTCGTAGGCCGTAATCTGGCCTTCGCCGCGCCACTCCACCGTGGTGCTGAACAGCTCCATGGGGTTGTGGTGCTGGGTGCCGTGCACGTACTCGGCCTCCATGCGGTGCTCGGCGGCACCCCAGGCTTTGTCGGGGTTGCCGCGGGGCGGTGGCGGTGGCTGGAAGCCGGTTTTGCCGCTGCCCGGCTCGTAGCCTTTGGCGCGCTGGGTTTCGAGGTTGGTTTCGTGCTTTTCTTCGTCGTACTCGATGCGCAGCACCGAGGCCGCGTAGCGGGCCAGCTCAAAGGAGTCGGCCACCACGAGGGCCACCGGCTGCTGGCTGAACTGAATTTCGGGGTCTTGCAGAGCCCGAAACGGCGAGCCGCCGGGTGCTACCAGATCCTTGTGCTTCTTGTCGAGCCAGGCCACGGAGGGCACGTTCTCGTGCGAAAACACCTGGATAACGCCGGGCAGCGCCAGCACCTCGTCGGCGTGGATCTTCGTGATTTTGCCCTTGGCAATGGGGCTGCTCACCACGTAGGCATACGCCATGTTGGGCAGGTGGTACTCGGCGGCGTAGGTGGCCGTTCCCGTCACCTTGGCCGGCCCGTCGACGCGGCTGGTGGCGGTGCCGATATAGTTAGTGGTGCTCATGCGGGTTAGGGATTGGAGTTCTGAAATACGTCGGAAGCCTTCTGCGAGCCGTCGGCGGCCTGCTTGAGAGCCCGCACGATGGCGCGCTGGGCCAGCGCAATCTTGAAGTCGTTGGAGCCCTGGCCTTTGGCGTCGGCCACAACTTGGGCGGCCACGCGGCGGAAGGTATCCTCGGTGGCGGGCTGGCCTTTCAGCATGGCTTCGGCCTTCTGGTCGCGCCAGGGCTTGTGGGCTACGCCGCCCAGCGCCAGGCGGGCATCCTTGATGGTGCCACCTTCCAGCTCCAGCCCTACCGCCACCGAAATCAGGGCGAAGGCGTAGCTGTTCCGGTCGCGCAGCTTCAGGTAGCTGAAGTTCTTCTCAAAGCCTTTCTCCGGCAGGTCGAGGCTGATAATCAGCTCGCCGGAAGCCAAGGTGTTGTCTTTCTCGGGCTGATTTTCGGGCAGGCGGTGGAAGTCGTCGAAAGCAATGCTCCGCTCGCCGTTGGGTCCGCTCACGCGTACCGTAGGAGCCAGCGCCGCCAGGGCCACACACATATCCGACGGGTGGGTGGCAATGCAATGCTCACTGGCCCCAAAAATGGCATGAATCCGGTTGAAGCCCCCGATGGCCGAGCAGCCGGTGCCCGGCTCGCGCTTGTTGCAGGGCGTGGCCAAGTCGTAGAAATACAGGCAGCGGGTGCGCTGCATGAGGTTGCCGCCGTTGGTGGCCGCATTGCGCAGCTGGGGCGAGGCGCCGGCCAGGATGGCTTGGTTGAGCAGCGGGTAGCGGCTTTTCACGTCCTCGTTCCAGGCCGTGTCGGCGTTGGTAGCCATGGCGCCCAGGCGCAGGCCGCCGTCGGGCAGGCTTTCGATGGCAGCCAGCGGCAGCTTGGCCACGTTCACGAGGTGGGTGGGGCGCTCCACGTTTTCCTTCATCAGGTCGATGAGGTTGGTGCCGCCCCCGATGTAGGCCGAGCCCTGGTGGCTGGCCTGGTCCCGCACGGCATCCTCAACGGCCGTCGCGCGGTGGTAGGTAAATGAGTTCATGGTGTAGGGTGATGAGGTGATGAAGTGACTTGTGATGAGGTAGTACAGGAGAAGCAGTTGCTGTTCGCCGGGAGCAAACAGGGCCTTACTTCATTCCCAGTTACTTCCTCACCTCATTACTGCCTTTATCCACCACTTCCTTCACGGCATTCAGGATGCCTACGTAAGCGCCGCAGCGGCAGAGATTGCCGCTCATGTGCTCCCGGATTTCGTCTTCGGTGTGGGCTTTGCCTTCGTTAATGAGGCCCTGGGCCGAGCAGATCTGGCCGGGCGTGCAGTAGCCGCACTGGAAGGCGTCGTGGTCGACGAAAGCTTGCTGCAGCGGGTGCATGGCCTCCGGGGTGCCCAGGCCCTCGATGGTGGTGATGTCGTCGTCGTCGTGCATCACGGCCAGGGTCAGGCAGCTATTCACGCGCTTGCCGTTTACCAGCACCGTGCAGGCGCCGCACTGGCCATGGTCGCAGCCCTTTTTGGTGCCCGTGAGGCCGGCGTACTCGCGCAGGGCGTCGAGCAGGGTGGTCCAGGGCGCAATCTGGAGGGTGTGCTGCTGCCCGTTGATAGTAAGATGCACCGGGCTGGTGGGCGGCGGCGCAGCTACCCCACCGGCGCTGGCGGCTGAGGGAATCGGTTGCTGGATCATAGAAAGAGCATTGTGGTGTTGGAGTGGAAACGCGGGCAAGCCCAGCCTGACCGAATTAGCAAGGCAGACTTATTGGGTTACGCGAGCTTCCGCACCAGCGTTATGCTTTCGGCCGTATTTCTCCTGTACAAAATCCTATCCTTTTCCTCAGCCCGCACCTACCACTTGGTTTTTCAGCGGATTAACTCCATATCAAGACTTAATCTAAACAAACCCGCTCCTCGGAATGCCAGCAGCAAGGTCAGGATCTATCTTTCCTTATATTTTACAAAACACAACGCTCGGGGCCGGCTTCCGATTCTGCATCTAGCTCCCCGTTAACTCCCCCCGCCCCCGCTCGGCCCGGATGCGGCTCAGAGACTCGGGCGTGATGCCCAGATAAGCCGCAATATGCCGCTGCGGCAGACGCCGGGCCAGCGTGGGCATTACCATTGCAACGAAGCGGTTGAGATGCTTCGGCAAGCGGACGCCAGATGAAGCATGACGTTCTGTATGTGGCAACTAACTTTCCGACAACTCCAACATCAGCAACGATGAGACGCAACATATTGCGTCTCTACAGCCCGTACGTAACCTGCAGGTAGTACAGCCCGCCTACGCTGGGGCCGCCGAGGTAGCTTGCGTAGTAATGGTTGAGCACGTTGCTGGCGCCTAGTTTGAAGCGCAGGTTGGGCTCGGACAGGCGGTAGCTGAGCTGGGCGTCGAGGGTGCCGTAGGCGGGCACGTAGCCGGTTACCAGGAAGGTTTGGGAGTAGTAGCGCTGCTGCCAGCGGTAGTTGAGGCCGAAACCGAAGTTCTTCACCACGTTTTCGTTGCCCAGGCTCACGTTGGCGGCCCAGCGCGGGGTGTTGAAGCCATCCTCCAGTCCGTCGCCCAACTCAGTGCGGCGCAGGCGGGCGTAGGTGGCGCTGGCCCCGGCCAGATAGCCGCCGGCCACTTCGTAGCGCAGGCCCAGGGAGCCGCCGTAGTTGTACACCCGGCTGCGGGAGTTGGTCCAGAGGCGGTAGCGGGCCTGGCCGGCTCGGGCGCTCAGGGCGGTGGCGACGGCGTTCAGGTCGGAGCCGGCATTCAGCGGCTGGCCGGTGGCATCCAGGGGCACGTAGGCTTCTACCTGAGCAATAAAGTCGCGGTAGGTGTTGGAGTAGAAATCCACGTCGGCCAGCAGCCGCCCGCCCGGCAGCAGGGCCGCTTTGTAGCCCAGCTCGATGGAGTTGATGTGCTCGGGCCGCAGGTAGGTGTAAGGATTTTTCTGCAGCAGGCCCTGGTTCTGGCTGATGGCCTGGCTGCGCGAGAGGCCGCCGGTGTTCACGCCCCGCGTCACGGCCGCGTTGAAGGCATCAATGGAGCTGCGCAGGTAGCTGTTCTCAAACACTCCGTCCGACATCACCCGGAGCCCGCCGATGCGCTTCACCTGCCCGCTGTTCACGTTGGAAAACCCCTCAAACAAGCTCGGAAACCGGTAGCCGCTCTGGTAGCTCACCCGAAAGTTGTGGCGCTGGATGGGCGAATACACGGCCGTGAGGCGCGGGTTGAAGCGGGTGCTGAAATAGTGGTTCTTATCGGCCCGCAGCGTGGCCGTCAGGCGCACTTTCTCCTGCCACAGCCGCGCCCCGGCCTGCACGAAGCCGCCGGTTTTGCCGTAGGTGAGCGTGCTGTAGGGGTCCTCCCCCGCTTCGGGGTTGATGAAGTAGTTGCCGTCGGGTTGGATGAAATAGGTGCGGTGGTCGAGGCCCAGCAGCACGTCGGTCCAGGCGGGCAGGCGTTTGCCGCCACCCCGGCGCAGGGCTTCGCCGAGGTTCAGTTGGCCTTCCAGATGCAGCAAATCGGCCTGCACGCGCAGGGCCGCGCCCTGGTCCCAGTTGTTGATATCGGCCAGTTCGTGCAAGCGCTGCTGGAACTCCGGCGCGCCGGGCTGCAGGCGGCCGGCATCGGCGGCGGCGCGGGCCGTGGCGTGCGCCTGAGCTACCGTCTGCCTGTCGGCCACGGCCTGGTTCCAGGCGGCGGTGTAGTCCTGGTTCCAGCGGGCATCAGGCTTGAAGCTGCGGTCCAGGTTTTCAGCCATGCTGCGCAGGTTGTAGCTGCGGCCGGTGTTTTCCTGGGTGAAATAGGCTCGGGCCTGCACCACGGGGCCGGTGAGCTGCAACGCGTGCTGCTGCAGGTGGTAGTTGTCGAGCCGGAACCGGTTGCTGCGCTGGTACACGTTGTCGAAGTTGGCCCCGCGGTAGGTGTAGGCCAGCTCCGTTTTGTCGGTGAGCTTGTAGTGCAGGGCCGCGTCGTACTTGAGGGTTTGCAGCTGGTAGTCGGTCACGTCCTGCTCCCGGTAACCGGTGCGGGCCACCTGGTAGCTTTTGCCCCCCAGCGTCAGCGTCGAGCGGTTCGACGATTCGTTGCCGTAGCTGCTCACCGGGTCGCGGGCGGGGTTATCGACCCCCAGCAGGCCGGTGGTGGCATTGCCGTTGGGGTTGATGTCGGTCGGGTCGCGGGCAATCCAGTCGTAGCCGCGCAGGTAGGTGCCGTTCACCTTCACCGCCCACTTCGGGCCCAGCACCCGGGCGTAGCGCACACTGGTTTCGGAAAAGGCGTGCGCGCCGGTGGCCGGGTCGTTGAGGTGATTGACGCCCGTCTTCTGCTGCACGCTCAGGCCGGGGCTGCGGAACGGGTTGCGGGTGCTGAAGTTGGCCAGCCCGTTGATGGCGTTGAGCCCGTATAGCGCCGCGGCCGTGCCCGGCACCAGTTCCACGGCCTGAATATCCAGGTCGCTCGGCCCCAGTACGTTCCCGATGGGCCCGCCAATGTGCGGAGCCTGGTTGTCGATGCCGTCCACGAGTTGGGCGAAGCGCACGTTGGTGGTGTTGCTGAAGCCCCGGGCATTCAGCACCCGAAACCCCAGGCTGGGCGTTATCATCTGCACGCCCTTCAGGTGCTCGATGGCATCGAAAAACGAGGCCGCGGGCGTGAGCCGCAGCTGCCGGGCGTTGAGCTTCTCCACCGTTACGGGCGACTGCAGGATGCTTTCCTCCACCTTCGAGGCCGTTACCACCACCTCCCCCAGCCGCGTGGTGTCGGCGGGGGCCTGGGCGTGGGCCAGTATCGGAAGCAGCAACAGAGCGGGCGTAACGTGTTTCATGCGTTATATTTTTTCAAACATAACGAATAACCGGGCGAGAGGTTTTCGCGCAGTGGTTCGGGGTGGCCGTTCACTGCGAGACCCTGCGCAAACCACCTCGAGCCACTGCGTGAGAAACCAACGCTAGAACAGCCGCGCCGCCTCCGCCGCCAGAAACGCCTGAAACCGCGCCTGCAAAGCCTCAAACTCCTGAATGAGCTTCTCCCCTTCTGCCGTTACCACGGTGCCGCCGCCGCGCTTGCCGCCGGTTTGGGTCAGCACCAGCGGCCGGGCGCTCTGGGCATTCAGAGACGACACCAAATCCCAGGCCCGCTTGTACGACATGCCCATTTCCTGCGCCGCCTTTGAGATGGAGCCGTGCTGCTGAATCTGGCACAGCAGCTCCAGCCGCCCGATGCCCATGAACCGGTCGTCCGCGGATTCCACCCACAGGCGGCCGGTGAGGCGGAAGGTCAGGTCGGGGCGCAGCAGGTCTTTCATACGGGCAATTTTACGCAAAAGCCGCCGT is from Hymenobacter yonginensis and encodes:
- a CDS encoding TonB-dependent receptor, giving the protein MKHVTPALLLLPILAHAQAPADTTRLGEVVVTASKVEESILQSPVTVEKLNARQLRLTPAASFFDAIEHLKGVQMITPSLGFRVLNARGFSNTTNVRFAQLVDGIDNQAPHIGGPIGNVLGPSDLDIQAVELVPGTAAALYGLNAINGLANFSTRNPFRSPGLSVQQKTGVNHLNDPATGAHAFSETSVRYARVLGPKWAVKVNGTYLRGYDWIARDPTDINPNGNATTGLLGVDNPARDPVSSYGNESSNRSTLTLGGKSYQVARTGYREQDVTDYQLQTLKYDAALHYKLTDKTELAYTYRGANFDNVYQRSNRFRLDNYHLQQHALQLTGPVVQARAYFTQENTGRSYNLRSMAENLDRSFKPDARWNQDYTAAWNQAVADRQTVAQAHATARAAADAGRLQPGAPEFQQRLHELADINNWDQGAALRVQADLLHLEGQLNLGEALRRGGGKRLPAWTDVLLGLDHRTYFIQPDGNYFINPEAGEDPYSTLTYGKTGGFVQAGARLWQEKVRLTATLRADKNHYFSTRFNPRLTAVYSPIQRHNFRVSYQSGYRFPSLFEGFSNVNSGQVKRIGGLRVMSDGVFENSYLRSSIDAFNAAVTRGVNTGGLSRSQAISQNQGLLQKNPYTYLRPEHINSIELGYKAALLPGGRLLADVDFYSNTYRDFIAQVEAYVPLDATGQPLNAGSDLNAVATALSARAGQARYRLWTNSRSRVYNYGGSLGLRYEVAGGYLAGASATYARLRRTELGDGLEDGFNTPRWAANVSLGNENVVKNFGFGLNYRWQQRYYSQTFLVTGYVPAYGTLDAQLSYRLSEPNLRFKLGASNVLNHYYASYLGGPSVGGLYYLQVTYGL
- a CDS encoding winged helix-turn-helix domain-containing protein; amino-acid sequence: MKDLLRPDLTFRLTGRLWVESADDRFMGIGRLELLCQIQQHGSISKAAQEMGMSYKRAWDLVSSLNAQSARPLVLTQTGGKRGGGTVVTAEGEKLIQEFEALQARFQAFLAAEAARLF